AAGTATCTGTTAATTGTATTGACGTTAATAGTAAACGTTGTGTTTTCTCAAAAAATAGAACATATAGATCCGGAGCAGGAAAAAATAAGGGATTTAGTGTTCCCTCACGCGGTGATGGCTCACCGTGGTACTACTTATTGGGCCCCGGAAGAGACTGAGTCGGCTTATAGATGGGCAAGAAATATTGGGGCAGATTATCTTGAAGTTGATATTCAGCGGACAAGTGATGGAGTTATGATTGCACTTCACGATGATGATCTTAAACGTACAACAGATGTAGAAGAACTATTCTTAAGGGAGAATTCCAGTAATTATTCTGCCGGAGAATATAGTTACGAAGACCTGATGAAACTGGATGCAGGTTCCTGGTTTAATAAAGTTAATGCCGGTAGAGCGCGGAAAAGTTTTTCAAAAAGTGCTGAGGTGATAGAGGTTGATTCAAAGGCTTATACATTTGGAAAGTTACTTGCTAACGGTGATATTCAGGGTCGGGAAAAATATGAATATACCGATGATAGCGGATTGTCTGTTGATAAGGTGTATATCGGAGGAAAACAATACATCTCAACACTCGAAGACGTTTTAATGATTTCTAAAGGTTGGATGATTGCAAGAAATAGCAAGGGAGAGCGTTTATATAAAAAAGTGAAGGTCAATAGAGAGATTGAATCAGGAGAAGCATTGGTTAGGTATCAATTTTTCTATGTGAAAGATCCTAATGATAATGGAAACCGCCCCGGAGTATATATCGAAACTAAAGAGCCAAAACACTATGATAATATCGAGACACAACTATATGAATCGTTAACCCGTTACGGTTGGAATGTGTTATTG
The DNA window shown above is from Bacteroidota bacterium and carries:
- a CDS encoding glycerophosphodiester phosphodiesterase family protein encodes the protein MKKYLLIVLTLIVNVVFSQKIEHIDPEQEKIRDLVFPHAVMAHRGTTYWAPEETESAYRWARNIGADYLEVDIQRTSDGVMIALHDDDLKRTTDVEELFLRENSSNYSAGEYSYEDLMKLDAGSWFNKVNAGRARKSFSKSAEVIEVDSKAYTFGKLLANGDIQGREKYEYTDDSGLSVDKVYIGGKQYISTLEDVLMISKGWMIARNSKGERLYKKVKVNREIESGEALVRYQFFYVKDPNDNGNRPGVYIETKEPKHYDNIETQLYESLTRYGWNVLLEPEDDNSFFINSLVNTGNTNGKIVLQTFSPKSLEKLRQTFLGKIPCTFLLWKGDPNMPDDTDSSYIANINFAVRNKANFIGPSIAGPPNNFDELLSKHQARMIRKSGMKVHAYSFDTEEQYHIYFSKAYRRRWRKTRTDAIFTNRAELTINTFIDLGVYPFERNKVDALMVLEQLNYRK